A region from the Lolium perenne isolate Kyuss_39 chromosome 4, Kyuss_2.0, whole genome shotgun sequence genome encodes:
- the LOC127325708 gene encoding uncharacterized protein, producing MEVVAMASSSLALRPRASSSPRPLRPSRRAALPTQRPPATELSVEHKRPVSETTTTTRLYSLAPYPLLLAALLPGAESVTAAFQPFVDIVKTFDLPDWLVHWGHPGNMAVVLFAMGGYGTYLGFRIKLSDDPEEKAKAKDLHPKLLGGMFFFFAAGATGGVTALLTSGKPIFESPHAVTGIIGLALLTVQSLLPTLFEGNPGLRGAHGLLGSSIMTLFLFHAAFGLQLGLSF from the exons ATGGAGGTCGTGGCAATGGCGAGCAGCTCCCTCGCCCTCCGGCCGCGCGCGTCGTCGTCGCCGCGCCCACTCCGTCCTTCGCGCCGTGCAGCATTGCCCACCCAACGACCACCGGCCACTGAGCTCTCCGTGGAGCACAAGAGGCCGGTCAGCGAGACGACGACAACGACGCGGCTCTACTCGCTGGCGCCGTATCCACTTCTGCTGGCGGCGCTGCTTCCCGGCGCCGAGTCGGTGACGGCGGCGTTCCAGCCGTTCGTGGACATTGTCAAGACCTTCGACCTCCCCGACTGGCTCGTGCACTGGGGCCACCCAGGCAACATG GCTGTGGTGCTCTTTGCAATGGGTGGGTACGGAACCTACCTGGGATTCAGGATCAAACTCTCGGATGACCCG GAGGAGAAGGCCAAGGCCAAGGACCTCCACCCGAAGCTCCTCGGCGGCATGttcttcttcttcgccgccgGTGCCACAGGCGGAGTCACCGCGCTTCTCACGTCAGGCAAACCCATCTTCGAAAG TCCTCACGCAGTAACTGGAATCATCGGCCTCGCCCTCCTCACAGTCCAGTCTCTCCTGCCAACGCTCTTCGAG GGAAACCCTGGGCTGAGAGGTGCGCATGGActactcggcagcagcatcatgaCGCTGTTTCTTTTCCACGCGGCGTTCGGATTGCAGCTTGGGCTCAGCTTTTAG
- the LOC127325707 gene encoding mitochondrial outer membrane protein porin 6, producing the protein MGKGPVPFVNFGKRAKDLLHKDYNFDQKFSLSTISNSGLGVTATGLRIDELFIGDIHTQHKHGKATVDVKVDSDSRVSSTVTVDEIVTGLKTSFSFKVPDQKSGKLDLQYLHDRFTLNSSIGLASAPLLELSGTVGTNELAIGGEVGFDSTSASVTKYNYGISYSKDDISAALLLADKGETLKASYIHLFSPTNAVAAEVTHRLKTKENYFTIGSSHALDSSTLVKTRFSNSGKAGLLCQHEWRPKSFVTLSAEYDPKVVSSPARFGVAIALKP; encoded by the exons ATGGGCAAGGGCCCGGTCCCGTTCGTCAACTTCGGGAAGAGAGCAAAAG ATCTCCTGCACAAGGACTACAATTTTGACCAAAAGTTCTCTTTGTCAACAATCAGCAATTCTGGTCTG GGTGTCACAGCCACTGGCCTGAGGATTGATGAGCTCTTCATTGGTGACATACATACGCAACATAAACATGGCAAAGCTACCGTTGATGTCAAAGTTGACAGCGATTCTCGG GTGTCTTCCACAGTCACAGTTGATGAAATAGTCACTGGTTTGAAGACTTCATTCAGCTTCAAGGTTCCTGATCAAAAGTCCGGAAAG CTTGATTTGCAATACCTTCATGATCGCTTCACATTGAATTCATCCATTGGTTTGGCGTCGGCACCTTTGCTCGAGCTGTCAGGAACAGTTGGCACAAACGAACTTGCTATTGGTGGCGAGGTTGGGTTTGACAGTACTTCAGCTTCTGTTACCAAGTACAACTATGGGATCAGCTATAGCAAAGATGATATTTCTGCTGCCTTACTATT GGCTGATAAAGGCGAGACATTGAAAGCTTCCTATATCCACTTGTTCAGTCCAACCAATGCAGTGGCGGCCGAGGTAACACACAGGTTGAAAACAAAAGAGAATTACTTCACCATTGGGAGCTCTCATGCGCTTGATTCCTCcacattggtcaagacaagatttaGCAACAGCGGGAAAGCTGGGCTCCTCTGCCAGCACGAgtggaggcccaagtcctttgttACCCTCTCTGCCGAGTACGACCCCAAGGTGGTTAGCTCGCCTGCAAGGTTTGGTGTGGCCATAGCCCTGAAGCCCTGA